The following are encoded in a window of Candidatus Desulfofervidus auxilii genomic DNA:
- a CDS encoding sugar phosphate isomerase/epimerase: MIGISTVWRSKIIENGKELLKALSSLPFSALELDFRISESAFKEIKKQLKKNWQVLSIHNYFPRPDSIPLSKASGDMFLLTHLDKEERLLAIKATIKSIEIASDLEAQAVVIHLGKIEMENEFDKWKELFISGQLDENFVEERKKEREKKAKKYLDAALLSLDKLLPRAEKLGVKLGIENRYYFHEIPSYEEVGVILKTFEGAPIGYWHDVGHAEVLSRLKVCPHEKWLSSYNKYLIGTHIHDVNDQLEDHFAPNKGTIDFDKIIPYLKNAPIKIFEVQPKSTAEEIIAGFDYLKEKGL; the protein is encoded by the coding sequence ATGATTGGTATATCAACAGTATGGCGATCAAAAATTATTGAAAATGGCAAAGAGCTTTTAAAGGCATTATCATCATTACCATTTTCTGCTCTTGAGCTTGATTTTCGTATTTCAGAAAGTGCTTTTAAAGAGATAAAAAAGCAGCTTAAAAAGAACTGGCAAGTCTTAAGTATTCATAATTATTTTCCAAGACCTGACTCTATTCCTCTATCAAAAGCTTCAGGGGATATGTTTTTACTTACACATCTAGACAAAGAAGAAAGACTTTTAGCTATAAAAGCTACTATTAAAAGCATAGAAATTGCTAGTGATTTAGAAGCTCAGGCAGTAGTAATTCATTTAGGTAAAATAGAGATGGAGAATGAGTTTGATAAGTGGAAAGAACTTTTTATCTCAGGTCAGCTTGACGAAAATTTTGTTGAAGAGAGGAAAAAAGAACGTGAAAAAAAAGCAAAAAAATATTTAGATGCCGCCCTTTTAAGTTTAGATAAATTATTGCCTAGAGCTGAAAAGTTAGGAGTAAAATTGGGGATTGAAAATCGTTATTATTTTCATGAAATTCCAAGTTATGAAGAAGTTGGAGTTATTTTAAAGACATTTGAAGGTGCCCCTATTGGATACTGGCATGATGTAGGTCATGCTGAGGTCTTATCTCGTTTAAAAGTTTGTCCACATGAAAAATGGCTTTCAAGTTATAATAAATATTTAATAGGCACTCATATCCATGATGTAAATGATCAATTAGAAGACCATTTTGCCCCTAATAAAGGCACAATAGACTTTGATAAAATAATTCCCTATTTAAAAAATGCTCCCATAAAAATTTTTGAAGTCCAACCAAAGTCCACAGCTGAAGAAATTATTGCAGGCTTTGATTATTTAAAAGAAAAGGGATTATAA
- a CDS encoding septum formation initiator family protein produces the protein MKKEILVLIIIFIISLIWLIFGKNGYLDFYRLKQTQKEIYQKNQQLIKENEILKKRIDRLKNDPVYLKAVIREVMGLTEEDEIMLFIKNP, from the coding sequence ATGAAAAAAGAAATTTTAGTATTAATTATTATTTTTATTATCTCTTTAATATGGCTCATTTTTGGTAAAAATGGTTACCTTGACTTTTATCGTTTAAAACAAACTCAAAAAGAAATCTATCAAAAAAACCAACAGTTAATAAAGGAGAATGAAATTTTAAAAAAACGAATTGATCGTCTTAAAAATGATCCTGTTTATTTAAAGGCAGTAATTAGAGAAGTAATGGGACTTACAGAAGAAGATGAAATTATGCTTTTTATAAAAAATCCTTAA
- the polA gene encoding DNA polymerase I: protein MLKRLFLIDGSSYIYRAYHAITPLSTSKGFPTHAIYGVTNMLLKIMREKEPDYIAVVFDAKGPTFRHKESPTYKANRPPMPDDLTQQIPYIKKIIKAFGIPSLEKEGYEADDLMATLCQRFSNKNIEIILVSGDKDLRQLLSDKVRLWDSMQDKVLEKRDILAQYKLPPARLKEIMAITGDKIDNIPGVPGVGEKTAIKLLQDFGSLENLLNNLDKVKPQRLRENLKSHKEQILKNLKLVSLDASVPLEVKLEDLRPGPKDFETLKKLFEELEFRKFLKELYQPLSKVNYNYILKKEDLEELVEKLKKAKEIIFNLKTTNKSIVGFSFSYQLGEAWYIPVGHFYLLVPKQLSLEYVLEKIKPVLENEKILKIGQDIKYSILVLRQHGIKLKGISFDTMIAAYVLNPGQSNYNLEELAQIYLKIRKKDFKEIIREGRKEIPFSQVKIDVASDYACEEADVILRLKPILEKKLKESNQEELFKQIEMPLLSVLADMEWWGVKIDVTYLNHLSRIFTDKLRNIERHIFELAGEEFNINSPTQLRHILFEKLKLPRIKKTRGKTAYSTDAEVLSELAFIHPLPKEILNYRTIMKLKSSYVDALPHLIDPKTGRIHTSYNQAVTVTGRLSSSEPNLQNIPTRGEEGKSIRKAFIPESGWFYLAADYSQIELRILAHLSEDKALLDAFYHDKDIHTHTAVEIFKVAPEAVTEDMRRQAKVINFGIIYGMSPYGLSRELGIDVGLAKVYIEEYFKRYSGVQRYIEHTLEQTRKKGYVETLFKRKRFIPEINSRNSTMRKAGERIAINTPIQGTAAEIIKLAMIKIWRLIKEKKLKTKMIMQVHDELIFEIPPEEVEQFSSLLKETMEGVVNLKVPLKVNIKIGKNWADVS, encoded by the coding sequence GTGTTAAAACGGCTTTTCCTTATAGATGGTAGTTCCTATATTTATCGTGCTTATCATGCAATTACCCCTCTTTCTACTTCAAAAGGTTTTCCTACACATGCCATTTATGGTGTTACAAATATGCTTTTAAAGATAATGCGAGAAAAAGAGCCAGATTATATTGCAGTAGTATTTGATGCCAAAGGCCCGACTTTTAGGCATAAAGAAAGTCCTACTTATAAAGCCAATCGTCCACCAATGCCAGATGATTTAACTCAACAGATTCCTTATATTAAAAAGATTATTAAAGCCTTTGGTATTCCTTCCTTAGAAAAAGAAGGTTATGAGGCAGATGATTTAATGGCTACTCTCTGCCAGCGATTTTCCAATAAAAATATAGAGATTATTCTTGTCTCTGGAGATAAAGATTTAAGACAACTTCTCTCTGATAAAGTAAGACTCTGGGATTCTATGCAGGACAAGGTTTTGGAAAAAAGAGATATTCTTGCCCAATATAAATTACCTCCTGCCCGCCTTAAAGAAATAATGGCTATTACTGGTGATAAAATTGATAATATCCCTGGAGTACCTGGTGTAGGAGAAAAAACAGCAATTAAATTACTTCAAGATTTTGGTTCATTAGAAAATCTTTTAAATAATCTTGATAAAGTTAAACCTCAACGTTTGCGTGAAAACCTTAAATCACACAAAGAACAGATTTTAAAAAATTTAAAACTTGTTAGTTTAGATGCATCTGTGCCGCTAGAAGTGAAACTTGAGGATTTACGTCCAGGTCCTAAAGATTTTGAAACTTTAAAAAAATTATTTGAAGAACTTGAATTTCGTAAATTTTTGAAAGAACTCTATCAACCTCTTTCTAAGGTAAATTATAATTATATCCTTAAAAAAGAAGATTTAGAAGAGTTAGTTGAGAAACTAAAAAAAGCAAAAGAAATCATTTTTAATCTAAAAACAACAAATAAAAGTATTGTTGGTTTTTCTTTTTCTTATCAACTAGGAGAAGCTTGGTATATTCCTGTGGGACATTTTTATTTGCTTGTTCCCAAACAGTTGTCTTTAGAATATGTGCTAGAGAAAATAAAACCAGTATTAGAAAATGAAAAAATATTAAAAATCGGACAAGATATAAAATATAGTATTTTAGTTTTACGTCAACATGGCATTAAACTTAAAGGCATCTCTTTTGATACCATGATAGCAGCCTATGTACTTAATCCTGGACAGAGTAATTATAATTTAGAGGAACTTGCCCAAATTTACCTTAAAATAAGAAAAAAAGATTTTAAAGAAATTATTCGAGAGGGTCGTAAAGAAATTCCTTTTTCTCAAGTAAAGATTGATGTTGCAAGTGATTATGCATGTGAAGAAGCAGATGTAATTTTGAGGTTAAAACCTATTTTAGAAAAAAAATTAAAAGAATCTAATCAAGAAGAGCTTTTTAAGCAGATTGAAATGCCTCTTTTATCTGTACTTGCTGATATGGAATGGTGGGGAGTAAAAATAGATGTAACTTATTTAAATCATCTTTCTCGCATTTTTACTGATAAATTGCGGAATATAGAAAGGCATATTTTTGAATTAGCTGGAGAGGAATTTAATATTAATTCACCTACCCAATTAAGACATATTCTTTTTGAAAAACTTAAATTACCAAGAATAAAGAAAACAAGAGGTAAAACCGCTTATTCTACTGATGCTGAAGTATTAAGTGAACTTGCCTTTATTCATCCTTTACCTAAAGAAATTCTTAATTATAGAACTATAATGAAACTTAAATCAAGTTATGTAGATGCTTTGCCTCACTTAATTGATCCTAAGACAGGTCGTATTCATACTTCTTATAATCAAGCAGTAACAGTGACAGGGCGTTTAAGTAGTAGTGAACCAAATTTACAAAATATTCCAACTAGAGGAGAAGAAGGAAAAAGTATAAGGAAGGCATTTATTCCTGAATCAGGCTGGTTTTATTTAGCAGCAGATTATTCACAAATTGAACTGCGCATACTTGCTCATTTATCTGAAGATAAAGCATTACTTGATGCTTTTTATCATGATAAGGACATTCATACTCATACTGCGGTTGAAATTTTTAAAGTAGCTCCTGAGGCAGTTACAGAAGATATGCGAAGACAGGCAAAGGTGATTAATTTTGGAATTATTTATGGTATGAGTCCTTATGGACTTTCAAGAGAATTGGGAATAGATGTAGGTTTGGCGAAGGTATATATAGAAGAATACTTTAAACGTTATTCAGGAGTTCAAAGATACATTGAACATACATTAGAACAAACAAGAAAAAAAGGCTATGTAGAAACATTATTTAAACGTAAAAGATTTATTCCAGAAATAAATAGTCGAAATAGCACAATGCGTAAGGCAGGAGAAAGAATAGCTATTAATACTCCTATTCAAGGCACTGCTGCTGAGATTATTAAATTGGCTATGATTAAAATTTGGAGACTTATAAAAGAAAAAAAATTAAAAACAAAAATGATTATGCAAGTTCATGATGAATTAATTTTTGAGATACCACCAGAGGAAGTAGAACAATTTTCTTCTTTATTAAAAGAAACTATGGAAGGTGTTGTCAATTTGAAAGTACCTTTAAAAGTCAATATAAAAATAGGAAAAAATTGGGCAGATGTAAGTTAA
- a CDS encoding FAD-dependent oxidoreductase, translating to MSIAVIGGGIAGLSCAYFLKKQGLDVVVYERKKEVGGRFSTLKIDGVYINRAALMFSKKLNPCFTSLIHELGVPYREMEKSKFVVQIGDKIIRLNKEGLLESGLFSLEEIKLWGELQQLVQTLNFDYTAPDERLLKWHDMSLYDFCKKMKFTDKMINYLAQLYASFQYVEPHELAADKGLFSIAYSITPTFTPIKGMGEVAMQLKKRLGDSVQVNTHITEVRYEQGKGFMVKVKRKEKKVAEFEGYYEYCVFATGQRTVKNIMPEIDFKVPAAKTVGYIIEAVCPQYRSYELIIFPKVDNKHGIHGGEMQHLPDGRSICAVLLYRRDADLSAVFKEYKIIERLGWSPAIGVMPPGGKIVDVVTNVKNAFVIGDFYRFPNLESCVYTAKKVANIIAKEKAS from the coding sequence ATGTCTATTGCAGTTATAGGTGGGGGAATTGCAGGTCTATCTTGTGCTTACTTCCTTAAAAAACAAGGTTTGGATGTTGTTGTATATGAAAGAAAAAAAGAAGTAGGAGGTAGATTTTCTACTTTAAAAATTGATGGAGTTTACATTAATCGGGCAGCTTTAATGTTTTCTAAAAAACTCAATCCATGTTTTACTTCCCTAATTCATGAATTGGGGGTTCCTTATAGAGAAATGGAAAAATCTAAGTTTGTTGTGCAAATTGGTGATAAAATTATTCGTTTAAATAAAGAAGGATTGCTGGAAAGTGGATTGTTTAGTTTAGAAGAAATCAAATTATGGGGGGAATTACAGCAATTAGTACAAACACTTAACTTTGATTATACTGCCCCTGATGAACGCCTTCTTAAATGGCATGATATGTCTCTTTATGATTTTTGTAAAAAAATGAAATTTACTGATAAAATGATAAATTATCTTGCCCAACTTTATGCCAGCTTTCAATACGTTGAACCCCATGAGCTAGCAGCAGATAAAGGATTATTTTCTATTGCCTATTCTATTACCCCTACCTTTACACCAATAAAAGGCATGGGTGAGGTAGCCATGCAATTAAAGAAAAGATTAGGAGATAGTGTACAAGTAAATACGCATATAACTGAAGTGCGTTATGAGCAAGGAAAAGGTTTTATGGTAAAAGTAAAAAGAAAAGAAAAGAAAGTAGCTGAATTTGAAGGTTATTATGAGTATTGTGTCTTTGCTACAGGCCAAAGAACAGTAAAAAACATTATGCCAGAGATAGATTTTAAAGTCCCGGCCGCTAAGACAGTAGGATATATTATAGAAGCTGTTTGTCCACAATATCGTTCATATGAATTAATTATCTTTCCTAAAGTAGACAATAAGCATGGTATTCATGGTGGTGAAATGCAGCATTTGCCAGATGGTCGTTCTATTTGTGCTGTTCTTCTTTACCGCCGTGATGCAGATCTAAGTGCAGTGTTTAAGGAATATAAAATTATTGAACGTCTTGGTTGGTCACCTGCCATTGGAGTCATGCCACCAGGAGGAAAAATTGTAGATGTGGTCACCAATGTAAAAAATGCCTTTGTTATAGGAGACTTTTATCGTTTCCCAAATCTTGAATCCTGTGTTTATACTGCAAAAAAAGTAGCAAATATCATTGCTAAAGAGAAAGCAAGTTAA
- a CDS encoding flavodoxin family protein: MKILGICGTNKRGNIKSASEWFLKRALEAAEELGAETELIRLINYRIKPCLACNFCICGKLCPLLEDPKDDAKEIFAKIDEAEGIIFSYPVYAYQTPAIIINLLQRTRPFHELERAKATGLKIKAAKNNPFSGKAIGNLTVAAAIGLEGALFGPLHILKALGATPVACAGISLLDPEIKNIYSIDGKFSVPNEKIKAFFDRDFPSYEENECAIDMARAVGKWVYRACKSEVFQRIKYRTKL; the protein is encoded by the coding sequence ATGAAAATATTAGGAATATGTGGAACAAACAAGAGAGGGAATATAAAATCAGCAAGTGAGTGGTTTTTAAAAAGGGCACTTGAAGCCGCTGAAGAATTAGGGGCAGAAACAGAATTAATTAGGCTTATAAATTATCGCATAAAACCATGCTTAGCATGTAATTTCTGCATTTGTGGCAAATTATGTCCTTTGCTTGAAGATCCAAAAGACGATGCAAAAGAAATCTTTGCTAAGATAGATGAAGCAGAGGGCATAATCTTTTCTTATCCTGTTTATGCATATCAAACACCTGCCATTATTATTAATCTACTTCAAAGAACAAGACCTTTCCATGAACTTGAAAGGGCAAAGGCAACAGGTTTAAAAATCAAAGCTGCAAAGAACAATCCCTTTTCAGGGAAGGCAATAGGAAATTTAACTGTCGCAGCTGCTATTGGATTGGAAGGAGCCTTATTTGGTCCACTTCATATTTTAAAAGCCTTAGGAGCAACACCAGTTGCCTGTGCAGGTATTTCCCTTTTAGACCCAGAGATAAAAAATATCTATAGTATAGATGGTAAATTTTCTGTCCCAAATGAAAAAATAAAGGCTTTTTTTGATAGGGATTTTCCTAGTTATGAGGAAAATGAATGCGCTATTGACATGGCTCGTGCAGTAGGAAAATGGGTTTATAGAGCCTGTAAGTCTGAAGTATTCCAGCGCATAAAATACCGGACAAAACTTTAA
- a CDS encoding radical SAM protein, producing MRILFVMPRVGAWASHGIHKAPNQLYAQLGAYLREKNIGEIKVLDARALDMSTEEMLKEVKKNKPDIVILGDMVHSYGGFAVMWYFNETARLIKETCPKTKIVVGGLWYSGYFKETLEQNPWIDFVYVGEAELTVEELLLALDSGRKDLENIPGLAFRKDGKIVLGPHRELIKDLDTLPLPAYDLFPMDKYVGHTYWKPFVEIITSRGCPNACSFCYEWSQFDPRTPKDFVTWRAKSAKKVVDELEVLEKQYGVKVVVIQDDTYNVDLNRLKETCDEILKRNLSIKWVMLGIARDWVRQKELIPLMKEAGLFMGLVGIEVASDEELKKIGKKITTSQVKETIDILRENDIATVGTLLVGFEDDNEEVIKRRCAFADEIDPDIIWIGFVTPPPGSPIWKSAVKRGWIDPNHIDLKLWDFQHPVMPTKYLSIEDIGRLAAWGIKQFFSNPKRIKRIMESNYDPLAKLCFKDQIDNLRRFEGAATKGEILV from the coding sequence ATGAGGATATTATTTGTGATGCCACGTGTAGGTGCTTGGGCTTCTCATGGGATACATAAGGCGCCAAATCAGCTTTATGCTCAGCTTGGTGCATATTTAAGAGAAAAAAATATTGGTGAAATAAAAGTATTAGATGCACGTGCTTTAGATATGAGTACTGAAGAAATGCTTAAAGAGGTAAAGAAAAATAAACCTGATATTGTGATTCTAGGAGATATGGTGCATTCCTATGGTGGATTTGCGGTGATGTGGTATTTCAATGAAACTGCACGCTTGATAAAGGAAACTTGTCCAAAGACAAAGATTGTTGTTGGTGGTCTTTGGTATTCTGGATATTTTAAAGAAACCCTTGAACAGAATCCATGGATAGATTTTGTATATGTAGGTGAGGCAGAGCTTACTGTAGAAGAATTGCTCCTTGCCTTAGATAGTGGACGTAAGGATTTAGAAAATATCCCTGGTCTTGCTTTTAGAAAAGATGGAAAGATAGTGCTTGGGCCTCATCGTGAATTGATTAAAGATTTAGATACACTGCCTCTTCCTGCCTATGATCTCTTCCCCATGGATAAATATGTGGGGCATACCTATTGGAAACCCTTTGTAGAAATCATCACCTCCCGTGGTTGCCCTAATGCCTGCTCTTTTTGTTATGAATGGAGCCAATTTGATCCACGCACACCAAAGGACTTTGTTACTTGGCGGGCTAAGTCTGCCAAAAAGGTAGTAGATGAATTAGAAGTGTTAGAAAAACAATATGGCGTAAAGGTAGTAGTTATTCAGGATGATACCTATAATGTGGATTTAAATAGACTAAAAGAGACATGCGATGAGATTTTAAAAAGAAACCTTTCCATAAAATGGGTAATGCTTGGCATAGCAAGAGATTGGGTAAGGCAAAAGGAGCTTATCCCTTTGATGAAAGAAGCAGGTCTTTTTATGGGTTTGGTAGGAATAGAAGTGGCAAGTGATGAAGAACTGAAGAAAATTGGTAAAAAAATAACCACTTCTCAGGTAAAAGAAACCATTGATATTTTAAGGGAAAATGACATTGCTACTGTAGGCACATTACTTGTTGGGTTTGAAGATGATAATGAAGAGGTAATTAAAAGGAGATGTGCCTTTGCTGATGAAATTGACCCAGACATTATCTGGATAGGTTTTGTTACACCACCTCCTGGCTCACCTATCTGGAAAAGCGCTGTTAAAAGAGGATGGATTGACCCCAATCATATAGATTTAAAACTATGGGATTTTCAGCATCCTGTTATGCCTACAAAGTATTTATCTATAGAAGATATAGGACGTTTAGCTGCCTGGGGAATAAAGCAGTTTTTTAGCAATCCTAAAAGGATTAAGCGGATTATGGAGAGTAATTATGATCCTTTAGCTAAACTGTGTTTTAAGGATCAGATAGATAATCTTAGGCGTTTTGAAGGGGCTGCTACAAAAGGAGAAATATTGGTTTAG
- a CDS encoding aldehyde ferredoxin oxidoreductase family protein, producing MLPQRIAYLNLDRLDTEIVEIPLEITKKFLGGRGINIYLLYNQVTPEINPFSPKNPLIIGLGLLTGLKGIGASRCNISGKSPETGLLGDANIGGNFGAFMKKTGIDYLFIIGAAKEPVYIYLDDKGIEVKDAKDLWGKDTIETNTILKKRYGPSSQSISIGIAGENLVRFACIINRKKNAAGRTGLGCLMGAKKIKAIVVNGKKSIKPKDENGFNDLLKFLQKRLKEEPLVNVLSEFGTAHLFKLINQKIGMGRVHNGLSMKFDNKDISPEVLKEKYYKGKAGCFSCPVTCQHRYKTEKISNEGPEYTILASFGPVLGIKRLETILYINNLINRYGLDASSTSNLIAWSIELFKKGVIDEKLTNGLKLDWGNEEAIIELIHQIAHRDGFGNLLADGAKEAIKKLGEGTAKYLIWTKYLPQSDPVDLRYLPAYALGNAVASRGSDHLRSRPTWEAYGLSEEQLKAIYGGYVSANPHSYEGKGRVIWWWETYLSLFDALGLCKLIAFHCRPGLFNFEFFSKLIHYATGLDLTPEEIFEIGERIVTLERMFIVREGIRRKDDFPPQRYFEPLNGLRLDKEKFEQMLDEYYQLRGFDKEGKPLEETIKRLGLSQ from the coding sequence ATGTTACCACAAAGGATTGCCTATTTGAATTTAGATAGATTAGATACCGAGATTGTAGAAATCCCTTTAGAAATAACCAAAAAGTTTTTGGGTGGACGTGGAATAAACATTTATTTGCTTTATAATCAGGTTACACCTGAAATAAATCCCTTTTCACCAAAAAATCCCCTTATCATTGGTTTAGGACTTTTAACTGGATTAAAGGGCATAGGTGCTTCTAGATGCAATATTTCTGGAAAATCACCTGAGACAGGTCTTTTAGGAGATGCAAACATAGGAGGCAATTTTGGTGCCTTTATGAAAAAGACAGGAATTGATTATTTGTTCATTATAGGTGCAGCTAAAGAACCTGTATATATTTATTTGGATGACAAAGGCATTGAAGTAAAGGATGCCAAAGATTTATGGGGAAAAGACACTATAGAAACTAATACCATTTTAAAAAAACGCTATGGCCCTTCAAGCCAATCTATTTCTATTGGTATTGCTGGTGAAAATTTGGTGCGCTTTGCCTGCATCATTAATAGGAAAAAAAATGCTGCTGGAAGGACAGGACTTGGCTGTCTTATGGGAGCAAAAAAGATAAAGGCAATTGTGGTAAATGGTAAAAAATCAATAAAGCCAAAGGATGAGAATGGATTTAATGATTTATTAAAATTTCTTCAAAAAAGGCTAAAAGAAGAGCCTTTAGTCAATGTACTCAGTGAATTTGGCACTGCCCATCTTTTTAAACTGATTAATCAAAAGATTGGTATGGGAAGAGTCCATAATGGGCTTTCTATGAAATTTGATAATAAAGATATCTCACCTGAGGTATTAAAAGAAAAATATTACAAAGGGAAGGCAGGCTGTTTTTCCTGTCCAGTAACCTGTCAGCATAGATACAAAACAGAAAAAATAAGCAATGAAGGGCCAGAATATACTATCTTAGCAAGTTTTGGTCCGGTTTTGGGCATAAAAAGATTAGAAACAATCCTTTATATAAATAATTTAATAAATCGCTATGGTCTAGATGCCAGTTCAACATCAAATCTTATTGCCTGGTCTATTGAATTATTTAAAAAGGGTGTCATTGATGAAAAATTAACAAATGGGCTAAAGCTTGATTGGGGAAATGAAGAAGCTATTATAGAGTTAATCCATCAGATTGCCCATAGAGATGGATTTGGCAATCTTTTAGCAGATGGTGCAAAGGAAGCTATAAAAAAATTAGGTGAAGGAACAGCTAAATATCTTATCTGGACAAAATATTTACCTCAATCAGACCCTGTAGATTTAAGATATCTTCCTGCCTATGCCCTAGGAAATGCTGTTGCTTCAAGGGGCTCTGACCATTTAAGAAGTCGCCCTACTTGGGAGGCCTATGGTCTTTCTGAAGAACAATTAAAAGCCATTTATGGTGGGTATGTCTCTGCTAATCCACATAGTTATGAAGGGAAGGGTAGGGTTATTTGGTGGTGGGAAACATATCTTTCTTTATTTGATGCTTTAGGACTCTGTAAACTTATTGCCTTTCATTGTCGTCCTGGTCTGTTTAATTTTGAATTTTTCTCAAAACTTATTCACTATGCTACTGGTCTTGATTTAACACCTGAAGAAATCTTTGAAATAGGAGAAAGAATTGTCACCTTAGAAAGGATGTTTATTGTGCGCGAGGGAATAAGAAGAAAAGATGATTTTCCACCACAAAGGTATTTTGAACCCTTAAATGGATTAAGGCTAGATAAAGAAAAATTTGAGCAAATGCTAGATGAATATTATCAGCTCCGTGGCTTTGATAAAGAAGGTAAGCCTTTAGAAGAGACAATAAAACGTTTGGGTTTAAGTCAATGA
- a CDS encoding 2-dehydropantoate 2-reductase — translation MKIAIIGAGAIGGLVAGYLSKEGIDITLIGKKKDVLAIKENGLFIEGVRGKLVIPINVEDKLKNNADFIILAIKTQDIPSVLNDIPKNIPILTVQNGVRAEEILSNYIPKEKIIGSVVMFGATYLSPGKILHNFEGDWIIGKAFSKNDEEVEKLANLLNKAFSIHITEEIKEMKWLKLFLNLNNCLPALIGKSMQETFSDLEICKLSIRLLKEALTVIDKAGIKLKSLPDFPLERLYALTNMPLEESARIFSNIMKNLSKEPLYGSILQSIKRKRPSEIDYINGEIASLSEKIGIDAPLNKKVVEMVHAVEKRGEFFKSEEILNEFRR, via the coding sequence ATGAAAATAGCTATTATTGGTGCAGGGGCAATAGGCGGTTTAGTCGCTGGTTATCTTAGTAAAGAAGGGATTGATATTACCTTAATTGGTAAGAAAAAGGATGTTTTAGCGATTAAAGAAAATGGGCTTTTTATAGAAGGGGTAAGAGGAAAATTGGTTATTCCAATTAATGTTGAAGATAAATTAAAAAATAATGCAGACTTTATTATTTTGGCTATTAAAACACAAGATATCCCTTCAGTCTTAAACGATATCCCAAAAAATATCCCCATCCTTACAGTACAAAATGGTGTAAGGGCAGAAGAAATTCTTTCAAACTATATCCCAAAAGAAAAGATTATCGGAAGTGTTGTTATGTTTGGGGCAACATATCTTTCTCCAGGAAAGATTTTACATAACTTTGAAGGAGATTGGATTATTGGTAAGGCATTTTCTAAAAATGATGAAGAAGTGGAAAAATTAGCAAATCTTTTAAATAAGGCATTTTCTATCCATATTACAGAAGAAATAAAAGAAATGAAATGGTTAAAACTCTTTTTAAACCTAAATAATTGTCTTCCTGCCTTAATCGGAAAGAGCATGCAAGAGACATTTTCTGACTTAGAGATTTGTAAATTAAGTATTCGTCTTTTAAAAGAAGCATTAACAGTAATTGATAAGGCAGGAATCAAATTAAAATCTCTACCAGATTTCCCTTTAGAAAGGCTTTATGCATTGACAAATATGCCATTAGAAGAATCAGCAAGAATATTCTCAAACATTATGAAAAATTTAAGTAAAGAACCACTTTATGGCTCAATCCTTCAAAGCATAAAGAGAAAAAGACCTTCAGAGATTGATTATATCAATGGAGAGATAGCCTCTTTGAGTGAAAAGATAGGGATAGACGCACCTTTAAATAAAAAAGTAGTAGAGATGGTGCATGCAGTAGAAAAAAGAGGTGAATTTTTTAAGTCAGAAGAAATTTTAAATGAATTTAGGAGGTAA
- a CDS encoding TIGR04076 family protein, whose amino-acid sequence MELKFPQFLVTVTKVRGECYRGYKVGDKFIFEDFTKTPEGFCQGAATVIFPCLYALTFGAEFPFEENPRSIHTSCPDGGRVEFFTQVLTETGEIEIREKKEQSGPKPKKMIISIEEVRGKCFYGYKVGDEIEVIGLRTPKDFCGGAYNALFPVLFALNFGAKFPFEDENANARVTCPDNANIRFKVRRVE is encoded by the coding sequence ATGGAATTAAAGTTTCCGCAATTTTTAGTGACAGTAACAAAGGTAAGGGGAGAATGTTATCGGGGTTATAAAGTAGGAGATAAATTTATCTTTGAAGATTTTACTAAAACTCCTGAAGGTTTTTGTCAAGGTGCAGCAACAGTCATATTCCCCTGTCTTTATGCATTAACCTTTGGGGCAGAATTTCCATTTGAAGAAAATCCTCGTTCTATCCATACAAGTTGTCCTGATGGAGGAAGGGTAGAGTTTTTTACTCAGGTGCTGACTGAAACAGGCGAAATAGAAATAAGGGAAAAAAAAGAACAATCTGGACCAAAACCAAAGAAGATGATTATTAGCATAGAAGAAGTAAGGGGAAAGTGTTTTTATGGTTATAAAGTAGGGGATGAAATCGAAGTCATTGGACTTAGAACACCAAAGGATTTTTGTGGAGGGGCTTATAATGCCCTTTTCCCTGTGCTTTTTGCCTTAAATTTTGGGGCAAAATTCCCATTTGAAGATGAAAATGCCAATGCCAGGGTAACCTGTCCAGATAATGCAAATATTAGGTTCAAGGTAAGGAGGGTGGAATAA